In Gimesia panareensis, the genomic window TCAGGGACGTACGAAATCCTTTCGACAATTCAGGAATTTCATGCACGGATTTCAATTCTTTTTCAGACAGTGTGCAAAAGTGAATGCCAAGTGGTCCCTGTAACCACTGAAGGAAAACAGAGACTGTGCGGGTGAAATAACTTTGCTGTCCGGTTCCCCAGGGAGAGTGAAACTAGATCGGATGGGGATGTTCTGCCCGACGTAAGTGAAAGAGTCTGAAGAGATTGAGCTGACCCAATCACGCGCCAAAGTCGTACACAAAGACCTCGATATCAGCGGCGCAGAGTGTCTCTAGAATCAGGGGTTCGATTTTGTCCCACTTGCCGCCGGCCAGTCCGCAGCCGATGCGGGGCATGTGGACGGAGGCGGAGAGTTCCCCCGCCTTATCGGCGACTGTTGCGAGACACTGTTCAATGGCCGGGTAGCGGACCGGGGGACCTTTGCTGCCGGTCTTCATGCCGCGCTGGCCGATCATGTTGGCGATCCAGATAAATTTTTCGACGTTCACAAACTGAACTTCGCCCAGCCCGAAACTGTTCTTCGCGCGCTGGCGGTGCCACAGCCGGTATTCGGCCTCCGGTTCGGGCCAGCGTTTGCTGATCGCCAGTACGAAGCCTTTGCCCCAGCCGCCCAGATCATTGCAGACGTGTGCAATGATCTTGTTGCCCTTCGATTGCGGCTGGGTAGCGTCCCCCTTCAGGTAAGTAATCCCGGTCATGGTTTTTATTTCTGGTCACAGATGGTGCCGGGCAGGTCGATGTTGTACTGCTTGAGCAGCTTCGCGTATTCCCCGCTCTGGCAGAGTTTCTTCAGGCCGGTGTTGAAGGCATCCCGCACGGAGGGCTCTTCGAAGTTGGCTTTGAAGTATGTGGTGTCCGGGAAAATCGCATGGTATTCGACTTCATCCAGCTTGTGTCCGGTCGCCTGGCTGATGGCGTTGAAGATCGCTTTGTCGATCACAATGACGGCGGCTTTGTCTTCCCAGAACTGTTTGACCTGCTGGCCCTGGTCGGCGACTTCGATATAGTTCTTTCGCTGGGGGGCGTCCGGTGAGAACAGTTTTTCGAATTCGGGACCGAGTTCGAGATACGCATCCTGCCAGGTCAACACCTTGTGATCGGCCAGCGCGGCGACGTTCTCAATTTTCAGACCAGCTGATTTTTTGGTGATCGCGGCATTGGTGAAGTCGATGAAGTTGTCGGAGTAGAAAATGCCTTCGACATCTTTGAACTTCTGCACGCCCAAAGCGAGGTCGGCCTGATCTTCAGCGACGGCGGACTGCAGCTTGGCGTAGGGCATCTGGATAAAGTTGAGCTTATAGTCAGGCAGTGCCCGGGTGGCGATGTCGACTTCGATACCGGTGGTGGCATTTTTCATGACATAGGGGGCGATATCGACGCTGATAGCGACGTTCAACTGCTGTTTTTCCGAGCCGGCATCCGGTTCGGGAATGATTTCGGTTTCCGCCGTGATGCCTGGTTCTTCCTCCTGGGGAGCGGGCGCTGATTTCTGACAGGCGGTCAGGAACGTGGCGAGCAGCAGCAGGCTGGCAGCAGTAAACAGTCGGCATCCATTCATCTTTGTTTCTCCTGAGTGAAGGGGTTTTGCTGGAGTATAATGCGTGATGACCGTTCACTCAACAGGCGGTTTTCTTTTACCGGGTTTCCTTTCAAATCTGCTCGCCCAGAAAGACGGGTTCGCGGTGGTAGCCGGTCATGACCTGGTAGTAGTGTGAGGCGGGCTGCAGGAGCAGGTAGACAGAGGGCTGTTCCCGCTGATCGTGGATCAGAACCCCCTGGAGGCCTTCGCGGATCAGAAACCAGACACCCCGTTCGAGTCCGAAGTTCGCCAGGATTTCGACCGGTTCCGGGTGATACTGGGCCCAGGCACCCGACTGGAGCGTGGCGACGTCGCACCACCAGGCGAGGGGCGCGCTGCTGTTTCGCTGACGATTGCCCCAGGGGAGGATCTGCAGTTCCCCCTGGTAAAAGACGGGGAGCAGCGGCTGGCGGTGTCGCTGCAGGAACAGGATTTCTTTATCCGCGGCTTCCGAACGCTGGATGACACGTTCTTCCAGTTGAAAGCGGCGGATCAGTTTGCGGGGGATTTCGCGCCAGGCCAGGGTGATTGCGGTACACATCAGAAGCACATCTTTCCGGAAACGTCACAGATGTCATAGTTGTGAGTGGTGTCGTGATAAATTTCATGCAGCGGCAGTGTTTCGGCACTGCGGATCGCGAAGCGGCCCAGTTTCTGATTGATGTTGCGTTTGAGCTCATCCAGGGGGCTCTGGGCGTCTTCAAAGAAGAGCGATTTCTGAATCCGGTCCCGCCAGACCAGGTTTTCGGCGATGATGTGCATGTGGCTGACGAGGTGGTCTTTCGGGGCGGCGGACAGCATGGGCATCACGGCGTCGTAAATGGTGCGAAAGGAAGCCGAGGGGACGGCCAGCGGTGTGCGTCCCAGCCAGAGCGCGGTTTTGTTGGCGTCGATCTGCAGGCTGATGTGCCGGGCGTAGACGCGGTGATGGTCGAGGGCCTCGATCAGTCGTTCAATGTTGCGGACGGCCCAGGCGCGGATGCGTTCGGGATCGCTGGTCTTGCCGCCACAGGAACCGCCGCGGGCAATCGCTTTGTGGGGAGGGCGGCTGGTCTGAATCGGGGTGACGGCGTCGCCACGAAGTTCCCACCAGAGGGCTTCGCCTTTGATCGTCAGCAGATCGCGGATCAGCAGGCGGTCT contains:
- a CDS encoding substrate-binding periplasmic protein, with product MNGCRLFTAASLLLLATFLTACQKSAPAPQEEEPGITAETEIIPEPDAGSEKQQLNVAISVDIAPYVMKNATTGIEVDIATRALPDYKLNFIQMPYAKLQSAVAEDQADLALGVQKFKDVEGIFYSDNFIDFTNAAITKKSAGLKIENVAALADHKVLTWQDAYLELGPEFEKLFSPDAPQRKNYIEVADQGQQVKQFWEDKAAVIVIDKAIFNAISQATGHKLDEVEYHAIFPDTTYFKANFEEPSVRDAFNTGLKKLCQSGEYAKLLKQYNIDLPGTICDQK
- a CDS encoding macro domain-containing protein, which produces MTGITYLKGDATQPQSKGNKIIAHVCNDLGGWGKGFVLAISKRWPEPEAEYRLWHRQRAKNSFGLGEVQFVNVEKFIWIANMIGQRGMKTGSKGPPVRYPAIEQCLATVADKAGELSASVHMPRIGCGLAGGKWDKIEPLILETLCAADIEVFVYDFGA